The Drosophila biarmipes strain raj3 chromosome 2L, RU_DBia_V1.1, whole genome shotgun sequence genome has a window encoding:
- the LOC108033846 gene encoding beta-1,4-glucuronyltransferase 1 gives MRFEPLGQKMFTRRNWLLRCSILINVAVILYIGSQLMIGGGNNFTNGGGFLLQDQQQVAMMQVGSAASAAQVQPQQPPQPPTPKNQNPVAEIFESEEKQLVNSNADSPAAAPQAAEGAPQLGNDSGGAAAVLSDPSQVVGNIGANGNAEANNTQSEGGYIVTGDEKELEERVRSLINCFDHDYHQQTLQRGDFWVLQNYVRAEHGDIKCHESITYTTHADYTFLDNLIPLLERWNAPVSIAMHAPGTDFQPTLDSIRYLRDCLPGSHLVRAYTTFHIYFGTKHIPKSVPKPHEVFKTGYNCTLPPPYFNVSSGHLYKAQKKLLYPVNVGRNIARDSALTHFILASDIELYPNPGLVKKFLEMIARNEQYLRRKAPRVFPLAIFEVEENSPVPHDKTELQEFLRTGKAIPFHKRVCASCHGVPKSKEWMSANETDELSVFHIGKRTGYYVHWEPIYIGTHADPHYDERLSWEGKSDKMPQGYALCVMDYEFHILDNAFLVHKPGIKVLKKDNRRAMLSGKTNQLIRKIIYPELKIMYGMRKGCAI, from the exons ATGCGTTTCGAGCCTTTGGGCCAGAAAATGTTCACCCGGCGCAACTGGCTGCTGCGCTGCAGCATTCTGATCAACGTGGCGGTGATCCTGTACATCGGCAGTCAGTTGATGATCGGCGGCGGCAACAACTTCACGAATGGCGGCGGTTTCCTGCTGCAGGACCAACAACAGGTGGCGATGATGCAGGTGGGCTCCGCCGCGTCTGCGGCTCAGGTGCAGCCCCAGCAGCCTCCTCAGCCGCCCACGCCCAAGAACCAGAAC CCGGTGGCCGAGATCTTCGAGTCGGAGGAGAAGCAGCTGGTCAACTCCAATGCAGACtctccagcagcagcgccCCAGGCGGCAGAAGGAGCTCCACAGCTAGGAAATGACAGTGGTGGGGCTGCCGCTGTTCTCAGCGATCCCTCCCAGGTGGTCGGAAACATTGGAGCCAACGGCAATGCCGAGGCGAACAACACCCAATCCGAAGGTGGCTACATAGTCACGGGCGACGAaaaggagctggaggagcggGTGCGATCGCTGATCAACTGCTTCGACCACGACTACCACCAGCAGACGTTGCAGCGCGGCGATTTCTGGGTGCTCCAGAACTATGTGCGGGCGGAACACGGGGACATCAAGTGCCACGAGTCCATTACCTACACGACGCATGCGGACTACACGTTCCTGGACAACCTTATTCCGCTGCTGGAGCGCTGGAACGCCCCGGTGAGCATCGCCATGCACGCGCCCGGTACGGATTTCCAGCCCACGCTGGACTCCATCCGCTACCTGAGGGACTGCCTGCCCGGCAGCCACCTAGTGCGAGCCTACACCACCTTCCACATCTACTTCGGCACCAAGCACATCCCCAAGTCGGTGCCCAAGCCGCACGAGGTTTTCAAGACGGGCTATAACTGCACACTTCCACCGCCGTACTTCAACGTGAGCTCGGGCCATCTGTACAAGGCGCAGAAGAAGCTCCTGTATCCGGTGAATGTGGGCCGGAACATTGCGCGCGACTCGGCGCTCACCCACTTTATTCTGGCCTCGGACATTGAGTTGTATCCGAACCCGGGTCTTGTCAAGAAATTCCTCGAGATGATTGCCCGCAACGAGCAGTACTTGAGGCGCAAAGCTCCCAG GGTATTCCCATTGGCCATCTTCGAGGTGGAGGAGAACTCCCCGGTGCCCCATGACAAGACCGAACTTCAGGAGTTCCTGCGCACAGGCAAGGCCATACCCTTCCATAAAAGGGTCTGCGCCAGCTGCCACGGAGTGCCCAAGTCCAAGGAGTGGATGTCCGCCAACGAGACGGACGAACTCAGTGTGTTTCATATAG GAAAACGAACTGGTTACTATGTGCATTGGGAGCCCATCTATATTGGAACCCATGCCGATCCGCACTACGATGAGAGACTCAGCTGGGAGGGTAAGAGCGACAAGATGCCTCAG GGCTATGCGCTCTGCGTAATGGACTACGAGTTCCACATACTGGACAACGCATTTCTGGTCCACAAACCGGGCATCAAAGTGCTGAAAAAGGACAACCGCCGGGCCATGTTGTCCGGCAAGACGAACCAGCTGATACGAAAGATCATTTATCCTGAACTGAAGATCATGTACGGCATGCGCAAGGGATGCGCGATATAG